One genomic window of Actinoplanes lobatus includes the following:
- a CDS encoding LLM class flavin-dependent oxidoreductase has protein sequence MTRTAQAGLRLSILDLAPIAPGETVAQAIANSVALAQAAERSGYERVWYAEHHNMARIASSATSLLIGHVAGHTSTIRLGAGGIMLPNHSPLVIAEQFGTLASLHPGRIDLGLGRAPGSDQVTMRAMRRTPMSAESFPQDIRELQGYLGDESAVEGVRATPGAGTNVPLYILGSSLFGARLAAAYGLPYAFASHFSPGLLHEAVALYRSEFTPSAQLAEPYVIAGVNVVAAPSSEEARQRFEATRRILVRGLVKGDYSDEEIDAFLTTPNGRQLASMLTYTAVGTPDEVREYLTAFAEQARADELIVAHQSTRIADRLESVALTANAIAGVLTESHVDDSSS, from the coding sequence TCCCGGTGAAACGGTGGCGCAGGCCATCGCGAATTCCGTCGCCCTCGCGCAGGCTGCCGAGAGGTCCGGTTACGAGCGGGTCTGGTACGCCGAGCATCACAACATGGCCCGGATCGCCTCGAGTGCCACGAGTCTGCTGATCGGGCACGTCGCCGGCCACACCTCCACGATCCGTCTCGGTGCGGGCGGCATCATGCTGCCCAACCACTCCCCGCTGGTGATCGCCGAGCAGTTCGGCACCCTGGCCTCGCTCCACCCGGGCCGGATCGACCTGGGCCTCGGCCGTGCCCCCGGCAGCGACCAGGTCACGATGCGGGCGATGCGCCGGACCCCGATGTCGGCGGAGAGCTTCCCGCAGGACATTCGCGAGTTGCAGGGCTATCTCGGCGACGAGTCAGCGGTCGAGGGCGTACGGGCCACGCCGGGCGCCGGGACGAACGTGCCGCTGTACATCCTGGGCTCGTCGCTGTTCGGCGCCCGGCTCGCCGCCGCGTACGGTCTGCCGTACGCCTTCGCCTCGCACTTCTCGCCCGGTCTGCTGCATGAGGCGGTCGCGCTCTACCGCAGCGAGTTCACCCCGTCGGCGCAGCTGGCGGAGCCGTACGTCATAGCCGGGGTGAACGTGGTGGCCGCCCCCTCGTCCGAGGAGGCGCGGCAGCGGTTCGAGGCCACCCGCCGCATCCTGGTCCGGGGCCTGGTCAAAGGGGACTACTCCGACGAGGAGATCGACGCCTTCCTGACGACGCCGAACGGCCGGCAGCTCGCCTCGATGCTGACCTACACGGCGGTGGGCACCCCGGACGAGGTCCGGGAGTACCTCACCGCGTTCGCCGAGCAGGCGCGGGCCGATGAGCTGATCGTCGCTCACCAGTCGACGAGGATCGCCGACCGCCTCGAATCCGTCGCGCTGACCGCAAACGCGATCGCCGGAGTCCTGACAGAGAGTCACGTCGACGATTCGTCGTCGTAA
- a CDS encoding GNAT family N-acetyltransferase, giving the protein METPRLVLRHWTDDDLDPMAAINADPEVMRWIRNGQPLDRDGTAERLATWRRHWDEHGFGLFALTLRDTGELAGFTGLAVPTFLPEILPNVEIGWRLARRHWGRGLATEAARAVLGHARDDLGMKHLVSIHQVGNEASARVMLKIGMRLDRETNDPTHGTPLRVYAIDLAE; this is encoded by the coding sequence TTGGAAACGCCTCGGCTCGTGCTGCGCCACTGGACCGACGACGACCTGGATCCGATGGCCGCCATCAACGCCGATCCGGAGGTGATGCGCTGGATCCGCAACGGGCAGCCCCTCGACCGCGACGGCACCGCGGAACGTCTCGCCACCTGGCGCAGGCACTGGGACGAGCACGGTTTCGGCCTGTTCGCGCTCACCCTGCGCGACACCGGCGAGCTGGCCGGCTTCACCGGGCTGGCGGTTCCCACCTTCCTGCCGGAGATCCTGCCGAACGTGGAGATCGGCTGGCGCCTGGCCCGCCGGCACTGGGGCCGCGGCCTCGCCACCGAGGCGGCCCGGGCGGTGCTCGGGCACGCCCGCGACGACCTGGGCATGAAACACCTGGTCAGCATCCATCAGGTCGGCAACGAGGCGTCCGCCCGCGTCATGCTCAAGATCGGCATGCGCCTGGACCGGGAGACCAACGACCCGACCCACGGCACACCGCTGCGCGTCTACGCCATCGACCTGGCCGAGTAG
- a CDS encoding GlxA family transcriptional regulator, which translates to MREESAIHRVAVLALPPVVAFDAAIATQVFGHEGYGRYEAVLCSLQAGPVPTTTPGFGITVAAGLEAVAAADTVIVPGFRRGPAPAAALDALRAAHQRGARIVSICSGAFALAQAGLLDGRRATTHWAHAGDLAREHPAVYVDPAVLYVDEGTVLTSAGLAAGLDLCLYLIGLDHGQSAAIQRARQMVTALHRTGGQAQYSLAGATAAGERLTSVTQWALANLHQSITVADLARQAMQSTRTLSRAFATELGTSPRAWLIAARLRKACTLLETGDLTVEEIARRTGLGSAANLRLQFRRTYATTPLAYRSAFQRR; encoded by the coding sequence ATGCGTGAGGAATCGGCCATCCACCGTGTCGCCGTCCTGGCCCTGCCGCCGGTGGTGGCGTTCGACGCCGCCATCGCCACGCAGGTCTTCGGCCACGAGGGTTACGGCCGCTACGAGGCCGTGTTGTGCTCCCTGCAGGCGGGGCCGGTGCCGACCACCACGCCGGGATTCGGTATCACCGTCGCCGCGGGCCTTGAAGCCGTCGCGGCCGCCGACACCGTTATCGTGCCCGGCTTCCGGCGTGGACCGGCGCCGGCGGCCGCGCTCGACGCCCTGCGCGCTGCGCACCAGCGCGGAGCCCGGATCGTCTCCATCTGCAGCGGTGCCTTCGCCTTGGCCCAGGCCGGCCTGCTCGACGGCCGCCGGGCCACCACCCACTGGGCTCACGCCGGCGACCTCGCCCGCGAACACCCCGCCGTGTACGTCGACCCGGCCGTCCTCTACGTCGACGAAGGCACCGTGTTGACCAGCGCCGGGCTCGCCGCCGGCCTCGACCTGTGCCTCTACCTCATCGGTCTCGACCATGGGCAATCGGCAGCGATCCAGCGCGCCCGGCAGATGGTCACCGCACTGCACCGCACCGGTGGGCAAGCCCAATACAGCCTCGCCGGCGCGACCGCGGCAGGCGAGCGGCTCACGAGTGTGACGCAATGGGCGCTGGCCAACCTGCACCAGTCCATCACCGTGGCCGACCTTGCCCGGCAAGCGATGCAATCCACCCGAACGCTCAGCCGCGCCTTCGCGACAGAGCTAGGCACCAGTCCGCGCGCCTGGCTGATCGCCGCCCGGCTGCGCAAAGCCTGCACCCTACTGGAGACCGGCGACCTGACCGTCGAAGAAATCGCCCGGCGCACCGGACTGGGCAGCGCCGCCAACCTTCGACTGCAGTTCCGCCGAACCTACGCCACCACCCCGCTCGCCTATCGAAGCGCATTCCAACGACGCTGA
- a CDS encoding tetratricopeptide repeat protein — MTTGLVLDDAGFEVLVDGVPVGARRPLGAPDVKLLLDVAGRYVDAVHAGSDDAVLVELGRELFDWIDGGRGRLSTCLEQVTAPLVFEVRAPQSPSTAGWAVLRAPWEVLADQTGFLAADGIRRFEVVRRLGTPTDATPLDEYRLGLMFMASAPHRQRELDFEAEESAILTAVGDTRADLVVEDTGDPEQLGLRWADLGGLPVLHLSCHGVNSWPTSPDGPRVPVLMMEDEVGDGLPVTAPDLIGRLSVMPRLMFVSACLTATPADAEGYLPPGEDHRSPGKPPDSDAGTIEVVPVAHSLSTSLVRAGVPAVVGWDGSVTDGAATLFARHLYERLGRRLDLATAVGDARRKLLACEQPRLRADWHLARIWLGPAGGGPVVAGTRKRQWTSALHGTKTFLDLKRRHVPVATAEMFVGRRREMRRALRALRGNEHAGVLLHGQGRLGKSSLAARLADRFGDRAVAVVFGDYTAMGILEAIAAAVEDNAAARSLIEAKRAEVRDQPEALRWLLVDLLSGPCSQPGSDGQRPLLLIIDDLEQVLEPQEEGPHRVSGRHAPVLAAVLRAFDPERGDSRLILTSRFVFTLDGLPDRLERVQLAPLTEVARRKLAVRQQAVPSERLRLTRTALAARAVAVSRGNPGLQDLVVLRLVYSPQVDLARAEQAVTDIESYLDRGDLPADTEIRAFVENLALDALIEQAGAAHIALLRALTLFELPMPAAVTDLLESRTLGSVRRLCGLGLADTFSDARDQRATAAAVNALAAGRLTPLTDAEQVELATAVVRPLLTAWGGTDEQPTWNAALDLQLTRLAVMAEDPTVVALCSGDAVRALLAGPAEQALALGQQALAVLDRCARSAPVWLLRNVADAAQISGDGDTAVALSEQAVQQVTAQGEAADPLTHARVTGEHAKLLITRGALEQAEQLLNQAREMFTTAGSEREAATAWGDLAEILFLRGGYDEALRIRHEIELPVYQRLGDTRAIAIAWGRIADIHYQRGEYDEALRIRQEVQLPVYQRLGDTRSTAIAWGAVADIRYQRGEYDEALRIRHEIELPVYQRLGDTRETAITWGKIADIRYQRRDFDEAFRIRHEIELPVYQRLGDTRAIAVTWGKIADIRYQRGESDDALRIRQEVQLPVYQRLGDTRAIALNWERIAEILFERGDYDEALRIRLEMVLPAAERLNDMEGIATTTWGISQIQVQRQDFPSALSNMLKAFEIFDRLRRPDGLAVVGANLGVLLTAYGKPDDARKVWEKSLAAATKVGLTPLAQQIGELLRGTGSAPHPEDG; from the coding sequence GTGACTACCGGTCTGGTTCTGGATGACGCCGGCTTCGAAGTGCTGGTCGACGGCGTGCCGGTGGGTGCCCGACGGCCACTGGGCGCCCCTGACGTCAAGTTGCTGCTCGATGTCGCCGGCCGGTATGTGGACGCGGTGCATGCGGGCTCCGACGATGCGGTTCTCGTAGAGCTGGGCCGGGAGCTGTTCGACTGGATCGACGGCGGCCGAGGACGGTTGAGCACCTGTTTGGAACAGGTGACGGCACCGCTCGTGTTCGAGGTTCGGGCGCCGCAGTCGCCGTCGACGGCCGGGTGGGCGGTGCTACGCGCGCCGTGGGAGGTACTGGCCGACCAGACCGGATTCCTGGCTGCCGACGGGATACGCCGGTTCGAGGTGGTTCGCCGCCTGGGGACGCCGACGGACGCTACACCGCTTGACGAGTACCGGCTGGGGTTGATGTTCATGGCCTCGGCCCCGCACCGGCAGCGGGAACTCGACTTCGAGGCCGAGGAGTCGGCCATCCTCACCGCGGTCGGCGATACCCGGGCAGACCTGGTGGTGGAGGACACCGGCGATCCGGAGCAGCTGGGCCTGCGGTGGGCCGACCTCGGCGGGCTTCCGGTGCTGCATCTGTCCTGCCACGGTGTGAACAGCTGGCCGACGTCTCCGGACGGACCTCGGGTGCCGGTGCTGATGATGGAGGACGAGGTCGGCGACGGCCTGCCGGTGACGGCGCCCGATCTCATCGGCCGGTTGTCGGTGATGCCACGGTTGATGTTCGTCTCGGCGTGCCTGACCGCGACCCCGGCGGACGCGGAAGGCTACCTGCCTCCCGGCGAGGATCACCGCTCCCCCGGCAAGCCGCCCGACAGCGATGCCGGCACCATCGAGGTGGTGCCGGTGGCGCATTCGCTGTCCACCAGCCTGGTGCGCGCCGGGGTGCCCGCCGTGGTCGGCTGGGACGGGTCGGTCACCGACGGCGCCGCGACCCTGTTCGCGCGACATCTCTACGAGCGCCTGGGGCGACGGCTGGACCTGGCCACGGCGGTCGGTGACGCTCGCCGCAAACTGCTGGCCTGTGAGCAGCCGCGATTGCGGGCGGATTGGCACCTGGCCCGGATCTGGCTGGGCCCGGCCGGCGGCGGGCCGGTGGTCGCCGGAACACGCAAGCGGCAGTGGACGTCGGCGTTGCACGGCACGAAGACGTTCCTGGACCTCAAGCGCCGGCACGTGCCGGTGGCCACGGCGGAGATGTTCGTCGGCCGGCGCCGGGAGATGCGGCGGGCGTTGCGAGCGCTGCGCGGCAACGAGCACGCCGGGGTGCTGCTGCACGGCCAGGGCCGGTTGGGCAAGTCGAGTCTGGCGGCACGGTTGGCGGACCGGTTCGGCGACCGCGCGGTGGCGGTGGTGTTCGGCGACTACACCGCGATGGGGATTCTGGAGGCGATCGCGGCAGCGGTGGAGGACAACGCGGCGGCCCGGTCGTTGATCGAGGCGAAACGGGCCGAGGTGCGCGACCAGCCGGAGGCGTTGCGGTGGCTGCTGGTGGATCTGCTGTCCGGCCCCTGTTCCCAGCCCGGCAGCGACGGGCAACGGCCGCTACTGCTGATCATCGACGACCTCGAACAAGTCCTCGAGCCACAGGAGGAAGGCCCGCACCGGGTGTCCGGCCGCCATGCGCCGGTGCTGGCGGCGGTACTGCGGGCGTTCGACCCGGAACGGGGTGACAGCCGATTGATCCTGACCAGCCGGTTCGTGTTCACGCTCGACGGACTGCCGGATCGTTTGGAGCGAGTGCAGTTGGCGCCGTTGACCGAGGTGGCGCGACGGAAGCTGGCGGTGCGGCAGCAGGCCGTGCCGTCCGAACGATTGCGGCTGACGCGGACCGCATTGGCGGCACGGGCGGTGGCGGTGAGCCGGGGCAACCCCGGCCTACAGGATCTGGTCGTGTTGCGGCTGGTCTACAGCCCGCAGGTCGACCTGGCCCGGGCCGAACAGGCGGTCACCGACATCGAGAGCTACCTCGATCGTGGCGATCTACCGGCGGACACCGAGATCCGCGCATTCGTGGAGAACCTGGCTCTGGATGCGCTGATCGAGCAGGCCGGGGCCGCCCACATCGCCCTGCTGCGAGCGCTGACCCTCTTCGAACTGCCGATGCCCGCGGCCGTCACCGACCTGCTGGAAAGCCGCACCCTCGGGTCGGTGCGGCGGCTCTGCGGTCTCGGGCTGGCCGACACCTTCTCCGACGCCCGCGATCAGCGGGCGACCGCTGCCGCGGTCAACGCCCTGGCCGCCGGCCGGCTCACCCCGCTGACGGATGCTGAACAGGTCGAACTCGCGACTGCGGTGGTCCGGCCTCTGCTGACCGCGTGGGGTGGCACCGACGAGCAACCAACCTGGAACGCCGCCTTGGATCTACAACTCACCCGGCTGGCGGTGATGGCTGAGGACCCGACGGTGGTCGCGCTGTGCTCCGGGGACGCGGTGCGGGCTCTGCTTGCGGGCCCGGCGGAGCAGGCGCTTGCGCTCGGGCAGCAGGCTCTCGCCGTGCTCGACCGGTGCGCCAGGTCTGCGCCGGTCTGGTTGTTGCGCAATGTTGCTGACGCGGCACAGATCAGCGGCGACGGTGACACGGCGGTCGCGCTTTCCGAGCAGGCGGTCCAGCAGGTCACGGCCCAAGGTGAAGCGGCCGACCCGTTGACCCACGCCAGAGTCACTGGCGAACACGCCAAGCTCCTGATCACCCGGGGTGCGCTGGAACAGGCCGAACAGTTGCTGAACCAGGCCCGCGAAATGTTCACCACCGCGGGATCCGAACGTGAGGCGGCAACGGCGTGGGGGGATCTGGCCGAGATCCTCTTCCTCCGTGGCGGCTACGACGAAGCGCTCCGCATCCGCCACGAAATCGAACTCCCCGTCTACCAACGACTCGGCGACACCCGCGCCATCGCCATCGCCTGGGGACGAATCGCCGACATCCACTACCAGCGTGGCGAGTACGACGAAGCACTCCGCATCCGCCAAGAGGTCCAACTACCCGTCTACCAACGACTCGGCGACACCCGCTCCACCGCCATCGCCTGGGGCGCTGTCGCCGACATCCGCTACCAGCGTGGCGAGTACGACGAAGCGCTCCGCATCCGCCACGAAATCGAGCTACCCGTCTACCAACGGCTCGGCGACACCCGCGAAACCGCCATAACGTGGGGAAAGATCGCCGACATCCGCTACCAGCGCCGCGACTTCGACGAAGCATTCCGCATCCGCCACGAAATCGAACTCCCCGTCTACCAACGACTCGGCGACACCCGCGCCATCGCTGTCACCTGGGGAAAGATCGCCGACATCCGCTACCAGCGTGGCGAGTCCGATGATGCGCTCCGCATCCGCCAAGAGGTCCAGCTACCCGTCTACCAGCGACTCGGCGACACCCGCGCCATCGCTCTCAACTGGGAAAGAATCGCCGAGATCCTCTTCGAGCGTGGCGACTACGACGAAGCACTCCGTATCCGCCTCGAAATGGTGCTGCCGGCGGCCGAACGGCTGAACGACATGGAGGGCATCGCCACCACCACCTGGGGCATATCGCAGATCCAGGTGCAACGCCAGGACTTCCCCTCAGCGTTGTCCAACATGCTCAAGGCGTTCGAGATCTTCGATCGCTTGCGACGGCCCGACGGGCTTGCTGTCGTGGGAGCCAACCTCGGTGTGCTTCTCACCGCCTATGGAAAACCGGACGATGCCCGAAAGGTATGGGAGAAGAGCCTCGCGGCAGCGACCAAGGTCGGGCTCACACCTCTCGCTCAGCAGATCGGTGAGCTTCTGCGGGGCACCGGCTCCGCACCTCACCCGGAAGACGGCTGA
- a CDS encoding DJ-1/PfpI family protein has protein sequence MRIEIIVFDGFDELDAFGPFEVLSSAGFDVELVAVRKPGPVRSMRGIRLDIPGVLGRPDGVIVVGGGWVNRAEEGAWAQAQRGVLPERLADAAGSARWTASVCTGGMLLAAAGLLTGRSATTNRNAYNELRAYGVNVIEQRVVDDGDRVTAGALSAGMDLGLWLTERELGAERAAEVATGIDFSLRSPVWKAGVICHHQSHWAQ, from the coding sequence GTGCGAATAGAGATCATCGTGTTCGACGGCTTCGACGAGCTTGACGCCTTCGGCCCGTTCGAGGTGCTGTCCAGCGCCGGGTTCGACGTGGAGTTGGTAGCCGTGCGAAAGCCTGGTCCGGTGCGCAGCATGCGGGGCATCCGGTTGGATATTCCCGGCGTGCTGGGCCGCCCGGACGGGGTGATCGTGGTTGGCGGTGGATGGGTGAACCGGGCTGAGGAAGGCGCCTGGGCGCAGGCGCAGCGCGGCGTCCTGCCCGAGCGGCTGGCTGATGCGGCCGGTTCCGCGCGGTGGACGGCGTCGGTGTGCACAGGCGGGATGCTGCTCGCCGCAGCGGGTCTGCTGACCGGACGCAGCGCTACGACGAACCGCAACGCGTACAACGAACTACGCGCCTACGGCGTCAACGTGATCGAGCAACGGGTGGTCGACGACGGTGATCGAGTCACCGCAGGCGCGTTGAGCGCTGGAATGGATCTGGGCCTGTGGCTGACTGAGCGGGAGCTCGGCGCGGAACGAGCCGCAGAGGTGGCCACCGGCATCGACTTCTCCCTGCGGTCACCAGTCTGGAAGGCGGGCGTTATATGTCACCACCAGAGCCACTGGGCGCAGTGA